CAAGAATGTCGCGACCAGGAAGAGACGAAACAGGAAAGAGCCTTTACGTCTATCGTATTTCATGCCCTCTCCCCTTCCATAATCGTATGAATCTATACCGATCAAGTTTATCACTACACCGAAGGGAAGCTCAAGACAAAAAAAAGGAGCCGATGAAAATCGGCTCCACAGAGATCTGATTTGTAATTTAACGCTTGGAGAACTGGTACTTCGCGCGGGCACCCTTCTGGCCGTACTTTTTACGCTCGACCATACGGGAGTCCCTGCAGAGCATACCGGCCTTCTTGAGTATAGGCCTGAGCTCGGGGTTCATCTTTATGAGGGCTCTCGCAATTCCGAGCCTCACAGCTCCGGCCTGACCGGTCAACCCGCCGCCGTGAGCGTTAACGAAAACATCCACTTTCCCCTCGATACCCGCCGTCTTGAGGGGTTCAAGGGCCTGAGCCATCCAACAGAGCCTGGGGAAGTACTCTTCCACCTCTCTGTCGTTTATCCTGACGGTTCCCTCGCCGGAAGCGATACGAACCCTAGCGATGGCGTTCTTACGCCTACCGGTTCCCCAGGTGAATGAAGTCTGCATATTCAATCTCCCTCCATATCACAAACTAAACTTCCATCTCCGCGGGCTTCTGAGCCGCGTGGGGATGATTGGGTCCGGCATACACCTTGAGCTTGCGGCTCAACTGAAGCTTGTTCCTCGGGACCATGCCCTTGACCACTTTCTCGATCAGGCGCTCCGGATGCTTCGCAAGAATCTCGCCGTAGGTGGTCTCCTTGAGACCGCCGGGATAACCGGAATGGCGATAGACTTTTTTATCGACCTTACGTCCTGTAAGTTTTACCTTTTCAGCGTTTACGACTATCACGAAATCGCCGGTGTCGACGTGAGGCGTATAGGTGGGCTTGTGCTTGCCCATGAGAACCATGGCTATTTGGGCGGCAAGACGTCCGAGAGGTTTATCGGTGGCGTCTACGACGTACCAGCCACGCTGGAAGGCGCCCTTTTTTGCCATGAAGGTGCGGTGGTCGCTCATTACCAACACTCTCCTTATAGTTGTAGATATCCTGTTTATCTTATCGAATTTTATGTTCCGTCATTCCTCTTCCGAGAGAATCGCTCAGGGTTCTGGGGAACCACATCGATAACGGGTCGATGGTCTATCTCAGGGGGGCTGTGGCGGCCCTATCGTTACCCGGCCTCGAAGGCGCTCTTTCGGAGGGAAAATTTAATCTATAAAATTACCCCTTTGAGTTCTGAAGCTTATAGAACTCTCTTGAGTCTTGGGTTATCCATTATACCAGGAAGTCGGCCTCTCTTGGCGATAGGGACCCCGTCTACCTCTTTGATGTCCATTGTCATATCCATAGGAGAGGGATTGGAGATATAGCTCCCCACCCCGAAAGAGTCCACCCCCGCCTGGGAGAGAACCCTTATTCTATCCGGATTAAGTCCACCGGAGGCAACGATGGAGACCTCGGGAAATCCCGCCTTGTCCAGCCTCCATCTGAGCTCTTTTACTAGCTCAGGAGTGACTCCGCCTCTCTCTCCAGGGGTATCCAGACGAACACCGGAAAGGCGCCCTTCCAGGGCCTTAGCGACCCTCAGAGCTTCCTCTGTCTCGTCCTTAAAGGTATCGACTAAAACGAGCCTCGGCTCCTCGGAAGAAAGGGTTCCATCATATAGCTTCGCCAACTTTACGGTATCCCCCGCTATGAGTATGGCAGCATGGGGAACGGTTCCGGAGGGCTCCATACCGGCCAGTTTAGCTCCCAGTATGCAGCTGGCTGCCTTACAGCCCCCTACCGTGACCGCGACCTTCTCCATTACCGGAGCAACTGCCGGGTGAACATGCCTGGCTCCAAAACAGAGTACCGGTTTTCCCTCGGCAGCATCGACGCATTCCCTGGCTGCGGTCGCCCAGGCGGTGGAGCTGGCCAACATTCCGAGGTAGACCGTCTCCAACATCCCGAAAGAACCATAGGAACCGTGAACCCTAACGAGAACCTCCCTAGAATCGAAGGCATCCCCCTCTTCCAGAGCGTAGATCTCCAGGTTCTGCCCCTCCAGAAGCCGCAGCATCTCCGAAAGCCCGGCGAAGATACCGGGTTTTCTGGTAAAGATCTCCGCGACAACCGGAGTCTCCAACATTCCTCCGGCCGCAAGGACATCTCTGGTTTTGACGAAGTAGATGTCAGTGGTCTCTCCCTTTAGTATCTCCTCGTGGGTCGCGCTGGCCAATCTATCCCTGTTCACGGAAAGACCGGCTACGTCCCGGAGCCGGGATATGCCCCGATCGCCCATATCCCGGGGACCTAGAGTATAACCAAAGCGACCGAGGTCACCATGAAGAGAGTGGTGACGACCACGGTGATTTTAGTTAATCCGGTGAAACGTTGCCACTGGTTGGGCCCCATGTCGGCCTGACTGCCGCCTCCAAAGATCCCGCCAAATCCGCCCTGTTTCCTGTGCTGCATCAAAACGACCGCCATAAGCACAAGGCAGAGTAATATGTGGACGATAGCCAATGTGGTTTTCATCCTCTGCACCTCCCGATAGGTTGAAAATCCCAGGTCATAGCCGGGTTATTGTACCATATTTTCGGCCGAAGCAAGCCACTTTAAAAAACTCGCACTCGCTTTCGCTCTATGAGATATGCGAGCCTTTATCGACGGGTCCAGCTCGCCGAAGGTCATATCGTAGCCTTCCGGCACGAATATGGGATCGTAGCCGAAACCGTTGGCCCCCCGGGGCTCCTGAGCTACGGTGCCATAACAGTGCCCCTCCACCGACCATAGTTTCCCGTCGGGGAAGGCCAAGACTAGAGCAGCGGTATATCTAGCACCTCTGTTGGATTTGCCCTGAAGGGACTCCAAGAGCCAGTTACGACAGCCTTCGTCGTCCGAGGCTACCCTGGCGGAATATATGCCCGGTCTACCGTCGAGGGCATTCACCTCTATGCCACTATCGTCGGCAAGAGCGGGAAATCCGGTTTCCTCAGCCCACGATCTGGCCTTCAACGAGGCGTTCTCAAGAAAGGAAGTGCCGGTCTCCTCGACGTCAAGCGACGAGATGTCCCTACCGAAAATCAGATCGACTCCGAGAGGAGCCAGAAGATCCCGAAACTCCTCGAACTTATTTCTGTTACCACTGGCTATTACCATCTTACGAAGACGCAATCGCTTCCATCTCCTCTCCGTCCATCTCCAGGGCCCTCTCCTGAAGGGCTATCAGTTCTTCCACCGACTTAGAAGCCAGGTCCAGCATGCCGTTCATCTCATCCCGAGAAAAGGTATCCTTCTCGCCTGTGCCCTGTATTTCTATAAGACGTCCTAGACCGTCCATAACGACGTTCATATCGACCTCTGCACGGCTGTCCTCGTCGTAACACAGATCGGTCAGGAGTTTTCCGGAGATCTTTCCTACGCTTACGGCAGCCACGTAGGATCTGAGAGGAATCGACTTTAACTTGTCGATTCTCCACAGATGACGCAGAGCGTCAACCAAGGCCACGAACCCCCCGGTGACTGCGGCGGATCTCGTTCCTCCGTCGGCCTGGAGGACGTCGCAATCTATCCAGATAGTCCTCTCTCCCAGCGACTCCATATCTACGGCAGCCCTCAGGGACCGGCCCACCAGTCTCTGAATCTCGCTGCTTCTGCCGTTCAACCTTCCCCTGGAGATATCCCTTGACACCCGAGTCGAGGTCGATCTGGGCAGCAAAGAGTATTCCGCTGTGACCCATCCCCTATCGGACCCTCTCAGGAAAGGGGGGACCTTTTCCTCGACCGAAGCGGTACACAGCACCTTTGTCTTTCCGAAAGAGACCAGGCAGGACCCCTCGGCGTAACAGGAAAAATCTCTCTGGAAGGAGACCTCCCTCATATCGTAGCCGGATCTTCCGTCCGCCCTGCTTTCCAAAACGCAGTTTTTCGCCATTCTCAAAGCCTCTCGATCACGTTATGAAATCAACCCTTCCGTCTGAGCTCCCATGGCATAGACAATGGGACCTCTCCAGCGGATTTCTCGATCTTACCCTCAACCATGAACTGAACTCTCGTAACAGGCATGAAGTTCTCTACCACCGAACGGACTATGCCGGTCATGAGCAGGTTTCCCTCAGAGGCGGACATCTTGGAAAGAGTTATCTCAAATGGGTCATTAAAATCCATGAAAAGCGTCTCTCCATCTCTAAAGACGTGAAGCAACCCCACGTCCGAGGCCAACACCTTTTTCTCGACCAGTCCATCCAGAAGGGCATTTACGACCTTAGACAGGTCGTCCTCCATGAGCCCAGACACTATTTTGACCTCTCTTTTGGCCAACCCGCCCTTGCCGTCCGGTACATATATGGGAAAAGCCACGTGACGTCCCATATCGACCAGGGTCTGGATACCATCTCCGGAAGAGGAATCCAGCAGCTGCTCCGCCTGTTCCTTGGAGGCCACCACATCGGGCTGGCCTCCCATTCCCCGGCCGTCAAGATAGTTCAAGAGCCACCCCGAGGAAAGATAGCCCAGGCAGAAGAAAATAGAGGCAACGGCCCCCCAGGCTATAAGACGGACTACCCATTTTACGATTCCACCGGAGCTTTCCCGGTCCCTGTCCAGTCGACTCCTTCGGTTAGAGCGGCGAACTCTATCGTCGTCTCTCATAAAACCGACTCCTTTCATTTCAGATATGCCGCTATTCCCTTGGCCAGAGCCTTGGCCAACTTTTCCTGATAGGAGGGATTGGCCAAAAGCCTGGCTTCCGATTTTTCCGATATAAATCCAGTTTCGACCAACACGGCAGGCATAGCCGCACCTCTGAGAACGTAAAAAGGAGCCTGAGCTACCCGTCTCATAGGCAATCCCCCGCCTTTCCCCGAAGCGAAAAGAGCCTCGGCGAAGCTGGTGCTCTCCTGAATCTTGTTGTTCTGCTGCATATCGCCGAGAATGCTCAGCAAAATGTCGGTCTTGTCCCCTCCGTTACCGTTGGATCCGTTGACGATCTCCGCATTTTCTATCTTTGCCAGGGCCATTGCGTCTTTATCGGTGGGCAGGGCCATGATATATATCTCTACCCCCTTGGCATGGCGGCCCTTAGGCAGAGCGTTCAGATGCACGCTGACGAAGGCATCGGCGTCCCATCGGTTCGCAAGGGTGGTCCTGGTATTGAGCTTCAGGTATCTGTCGTCATCCCTTGTCAGCCTGGCATCCATTCCCAATGCCCTGACGTGAGAGGCCAGCCTCTTCGCTATCTGAAGGGCAACGATCTTTTCCCTGTATCCGTTTGCTACTGCGCCTGGATCCTTCCCTCCGTGCCCCGCATCGATGACCACCAAGGGTTTCCCCTTACGGGGCGGCTTTTTATGGGAAATCGGAGCCGGTTTCGGACCGGCCTGAACCGGCTTCTCCGGTGTCACTGAGGAGGAGGGGCGCATGAAATCGACAACCAAACGCTTGGGAGACTCCAGCTCGAAGGACTTGCTGATCCATCCGGAGGCCACGGCAGACAGACGCCATCGCCCTCCGAAGCTGACGGTTTTCACCGATATTGAAGAGTCGGGAGGAACGGTCGATAGCCTGCCGTCGGTCTCGATTTCAACCCCTCCGGAAACGTTTCGATAGTTGAGTTTCCCAGAGTACTCCAAGACCATCCTGACCCGATCCTCGTGGTTACCCCATCTCACGGAGATGTTTCCCGCGGTGCCAACGACTTTATCGGACGGACTAGGCTCAGGTAGGACTGGTTTTATCGCCACAGGCCGAGGCTCCTCCTCGGACGGAGCGGGGCCGCCGTCTCCGACGCCGTTCCATTTAAGCCGTGCCTTCTCGCCGGATTTTATCAGGAGCTTTTCCATCACCAAAAGAGCCGACTCTGAATCCATCCACCATCTCTGGTCAGCCAGGAAGGCCTTTCGACGAAGCGGAATTATCTCGTATCCGAGCCATACGGCGGCGGCGTTCGGAACCACCTGAATGCTGGCCGAACCCTTTCTAATGAGCAAACCGTCGTTTAGGGTCTTAGGATAGCAACCCAGTTGGCGAGCCATCTCTCCTATGGATACAAACACGTCATTCCCCTGCTCTCTGACGGGGATATCCCCTACGGGATTTCCGTTTTCGGAGAGAAGCCACCCGGCCCAGGCACTTCCAGCCAAAAGAAAGACGCACAGGGCCGTGATCAGTATTTTAGGACCCGGCCAACGTAACATCTCTGACCACCAGAGAAGGAGAACCTACATCTCCGAAAAAGGTGAGATCCCTACCTACCGAGGAAACCTTCATCAAGAGATCGATCAGATTGCCC
The window above is part of the Dethiosulfovibrio russensis genome. Proteins encoded here:
- the rpsI gene encoding 30S ribosomal protein S9; amino-acid sequence: MQTSFTWGTGRRKNAIARVRIASGEGTVRINDREVEEYFPRLCWMAQALEPLKTAGIEGKVDVFVNAHGGGLTGQAGAVRLGIARALIKMNPELRPILKKAGMLCRDSRMVERKKYGQKGARAKYQFSKR
- the rplM gene encoding 50S ribosomal protein L13, with the protein product MSDHRTFMAKKGAFQRGWYVVDATDKPLGRLAAQIAMVLMGKHKPTYTPHVDTGDFVIVVNAEKVKLTGRKVDKKVYRHSGYPGGLKETTYGEILAKHPERLIEKVVKGMVPRNKLQLSRKLKVYAGPNHPHAAQKPAEMEV
- a CDS encoding nicotinate phosphoribosyltransferase encodes the protein MGDRGISRLRDVAGLSVNRDRLASATHEEILKGETTDIYFVKTRDVLAAGGMLETPVVAEIFTRKPGIFAGLSEMLRLLEGQNLEIYALEEGDAFDSREVLVRVHGSYGSFGMLETVYLGMLASSTAWATAARECVDAAEGKPVLCFGARHVHPAVAPVMEKVAVTVGGCKAASCILGAKLAGMEPSGTVPHAAILIAGDTVKLAKLYDGTLSSEEPRLVLVDTFKDETEEALRVAKALEGRLSGVRLDTPGERGGVTPELVKELRWRLDKAGFPEVSIVASGGLNPDRIRVLSQAGVDSFGVGSYISNPSPMDMTMDIKEVDGVPIAKRGRLPGIMDNPRLKRVL
- the secG gene encoding preprotein translocase subunit SecG, giving the protein MKTTLAIVHILLCLVLMAVVLMQHRKQGGFGGIFGGGSQADMGPNQWQRFTGLTKITVVVTTLFMVTSVALVIL
- the rdgB gene encoding RdgB/HAM1 family non-canonical purine NTP pyrophosphatase, whose amino-acid sequence is MRLRKMVIASGNRNKFEEFRDLLAPLGVDLIFGRDISSLDVEETGTSFLENASLKARSWAEETGFPALADDSGIEVNALDGRPGIYSARVASDDEGCRNWLLESLQGKSNRGARYTAALVLAFPDGKLWSVEGHCYGTVAQEPRGANGFGYDPIFVPEGYDMTFGELDPSIKARISHRAKASASFLKWLASAENMVQ
- the rph gene encoding ribonuclease PH, producing MAKNCVLESRADGRSGYDMREVSFQRDFSCYAEGSCLVSFGKTKVLCTASVEEKVPPFLRGSDRGWVTAEYSLLPRSTSTRVSRDISRGRLNGRSSEIQRLVGRSLRAAVDMESLGERTIWIDCDVLQADGGTRSAAVTGGFVALVDALRHLWRIDKLKSIPLRSYVAAVSVGKISGKLLTDLCYDEDSRAEVDMNVVMDGLGRLIEIQGTGEKDTFSRDEMNGMLDLASKSVEELIALQERALEMDGEEMEAIASS
- a CDS encoding GerMN domain-containing protein: MRDDDRVRRSNRRSRLDRDRESSGGIVKWVVRLIAWGAVASIFFCLGYLSSGWLLNYLDGRGMGGQPDVVASKEQAEQLLDSSSGDGIQTLVDMGRHVAFPIYVPDGKGGLAKREVKIVSGLMEDDLSKVVNALLDGLVEKKVLASDVGLLHVFRDGETLFMDFNDPFEITLSKMSASEGNLLMTGIVRSVVENFMPVTRVQFMVEGKIEKSAGEVPLSMPWELRRKG
- a CDS encoding N-acetylmuramoyl-L-alanine amidase family protein, translated to MLRWPGPKILITALCVFLLAGSAWAGWLLSENGNPVGDIPVREQGNDVFVSIGEMARQLGCYPKTLNDGLLIRKGSASIQVVPNAAAVWLGYEIIPLRRKAFLADQRWWMDSESALLVMEKLLIKSGEKARLKWNGVGDGGPAPSEEEPRPVAIKPVLPEPSPSDKVVGTAGNISVRWGNHEDRVRMVLEYSGKLNYRNVSGGVEIETDGRLSTVPPDSSISVKTVSFGGRWRLSAVASGWISKSFELESPKRLVVDFMRPSSSVTPEKPVQAGPKPAPISHKKPPRKGKPLVVIDAGHGGKDPGAVANGYREKIVALQIAKRLASHVRALGMDARLTRDDDRYLKLNTRTTLANRWDADAFVSVHLNALPKGRHAKGVEIYIMALPTDKDAMALAKIENAEIVNGSNGNGGDKTDILLSILGDMQQNNKIQESTSFAEALFASGKGGGLPMRRVAQAPFYVLRGAAMPAVLVETGFISEKSEARLLANPSYQEKLAKALAKGIAAYLK